CGAAGAACCCGTCGTCGAGGAACCGGCTGCCGTGGAACCGGCCGCACCGCCCGTCGATCAGATCGACGAAAGCGACGTTGCCGGCACCACTGCGGAAACCGAGGACGTGGTCGGCCTCTAACGAGCCGAGGACGTTCCAGCCCGTTTCAAACGGGAAAGGCCGGATACCCCATGGGTGTCCGGCCTTTTTTCATTCCCATGCCCGCGCGCCTGCGCCATCAGGAGAGGCGATGAGTACCGCCGACCCCCTTCCCCCCGCCATTCCCGCCGCCACGCTCATCCTGCTGCGCGAGGGCCCGGACGGGCTCCCTGAGACGCTCATGGTCCGCCGCACCGCGCACATGGCATTCGCTGCCGGTGCATGGGTCTGGCCCGGCGGGCGCATCGACGCTGCCGATCACGACCATCCCGACACCCCCGCCGACGTCATCGCCGCCTTGCGCGAACTGATCGAGGAAGTGGGCGTGGCGGTCGGTCTCGACCCTGCCCCCGATGCTGCCACCAGCGCCGCGCTCCAGGCCGCGCTGCTCGAGGGCCAGCCGCTCCTCCCGCTGCTCGACGCGCACGGGCTTGCCATCGACCCGCAGGCCTTCACCCGCTTCGCCCGCTGGGCCCCCAACCTCAACCTGAAGCGCCGCTTCGATACCTGGTTCATCCTCGCCCGCGCGCCTGCCGATCTGCCGACCCGCCAGCACCAGGAGGCCGAAGTCGCCGCCTCGCAATGGATCAGCCCCGCCGCCATGCTCGATCAGATCGCCGCCGGCGCCGCCCACGCCATCTTCCCCACGCTGCGCAACCTCGAACGCCTCGCCGAGGCGCGCACCGTCGACCAGGTCTTCGCCGATGCCGCCGCGCATCCGGTCGACACCATCGTCCCCTGGGTCGAGGAGCGCGATGGCGTAAAAACCCTCTGCATCCCCGAGGATCGCGGTTACCCCGTCACCGCCTCGCCGCTCGCCGACGCCTTTCGTGGCCAGCACTAGCCGCCGCGCCCCACGCTGGCCGCGCCGCCTCCTTCTCCTCGCCCTGCTCGCCGCGCTCGGCTGGGGTGCCTGGCGCTATGCCGCCGCCTATATCGACGCCTATCCCGAACAGTTCCCCTTCACCCCGCTCGACCTCGCCGATCCCGTCGGCCCCTACACCGACGCCAAGCTCGCCGCCCTCGCCAGCGACCCGCAGGCCTGCCTCGCGCTCGTGCGTGCCGCGGGGATCGCCGAGACCTTCGCCGCCCCCCGCCAGCCCGCCGAGGCCCAATGCGGCTACACCGACGGCATCACGCTCGACCTCGCGCCCAGCCCGCTCGCCACTGCCTGTCCCGTCGCCGCCGCGCTCTACCTGTGGCAGCGCGACACGCTCGCCCCCGCCGCCGAGCGCCACCTCGGCACCACCGTCACCCCGGTCCATAACGGCAGCTACAATTGCCGCCGCCTCTACGGCCGCGCCGACGGCCCCTGGTCGCGCCACGCCACCGCCGACGCGATCGACATTGCGGGCTTTCGCACCGCCGACGGTCGCGCCCTCAGCCTGCTCGCCGACTGGGACGGCGCCCCCGCCGAGGCCGCCTTCCTGCGCGAGGCACGCGACGGTGCCTGCGCCTTGTTTTCAGCGGTCCTGTCACCCGATTACAACGCCGCCCACGCCGATCACCTCCACCTCGCCATGCGCGAGGGCAGCATGGGCTGGTCCGCCTGCCGCTAAGGAAGCGCTGATTCGGGACATGAAAAAAGGCCGCGGGAGCTGATGCTCCGCGCGGCCCTCTATCGCGAGACGCCCTTCAAAGGCGTCCGGCACCCTCCCTTACGAGAGGTGCTTCGACAGGTGCTTGTTCATTTCGAACATGGTCACCTTGTCCGCGCCGAAAATGGGACGCAGCGTGTCGTCGGCCATGATTTCCCGCTTATTCTGCGGATTCTGAAGGTTGTTGGCCTTGATGTAAGCCCACATCTTCGAAACGACTTCGCTACGCGGAAGCGGGGTCGGACCGGTCACTTTCGCCAGTTCGGCCGACGGCGTCACCGGGCGAGCAAGACCGCCCCCTGCTTTACGCCCCGACCCGCTCTTATTGTCTGCCATGATATTTGGCCCTCCTGTTAAGTAAGGAGGCGAGTAGAGCGAGCTTCCCTAAGGGGCGCAAGAGGGAGAATCGCACTTTTTCGTGACTAATGGTTAATGGCGCCGAAGGGGACGACGCGATTTTGCGCGTCATGGCCGATGTCGGCGCGCCCGCGCCACGCGATCCCCGCCGCATCGCACCAGCGCCGCACCATCGCTTCGGCCTCCTCGCCAAAGGGCCGGTCGTTGTCGGGCACCGCCGAAAAGCGCCCCATGCGAAGGCTCGCCGGCCTGACCGCCTGGTTCGTCAGCGCGAACAGCGCCCGGTCGCTCGCATATTGATATTCGGCCACCTCCTCGATCAGCAGCTCGGCTCCCTCGAGATCGGGCATCAACGGTGTGCCCAGCATCGACACCAGCACTTCCAGGTTGAACGCAAGGCTCGGCCGGTCGGGCGACAGCTCCGGCTCCAGCGCCGCCTCGTCGCCCCGCACCATCCACGCCAACGCCCGGTCGATCGCCGCCTCGCCGCCCTCGCGCGTCACATCGGCGGGCATCGGCCCATGCGCCACCTCCAGCCCCGCCTTGTGCAGCGCGGACAGCAGGAACCCCGCATCCGAATAGCCCATGACCCTCTTGCCCAGCGCCCGCGCGGGCAGCTCGCGCACCAGCGCCGCGGCAATCCGGTTCGACCCATAGCCGCCACGCGCGCACCAGACCCAGTCGACGCTTTCGTCGGCCAGCACCTCCTTCAGCGCCGCCAGCCGCACCGCGTCCGAGCCTGCAAAATGCCCCTCGCAGGCATGGACCTGCGGGTGCACCATCAGCTCGGCGCCCGCCAGCGCGGCGCGCTCGTGCACGCGCGCGACAACCGCCTCGCTCACCGGGCAACTCGGCGCAACCATCGCAATCCGCATGGGTCCTCCATTGCTCACGCTCCCGGCATCGCATAGGGCAGTCGCCATGGACAATGGCTATTTCTTCTGCGGCATCGGCGGGTCGGGCATGTTGCCGCTTGCCGCCATCATCAAGGCGCGCGGCGCCGCCGTCTCGGGCTCGGACCGCAGCCTCGATGCCGGTCGCATGGCCGCCAAGTTCGACTATCTGCGCAGCCTCGGCATCGACCTCCACGATCAGGACGGCACCGGCCTGAAAGAGGGCCAGACCCTCGTCGCCTCCGCCGCGGTCGAGGACAGCGTCCCCGACGTCGTGCGCGCGCGCGAGCTCGGGCTGCCCCGCAAGGCGCGGCCCGAACTGCTCGCCGAACTCCTCAATACCGCCGCCACCTCGATCGCCATCGGCGGCACCTCGGGCAAGTCGACGGTCACCGGCATGGCGGGCTGGATCCTCCACGAGGCCGCGCGCGCGCCTACTGTCATGAACGGCGCGGTGATGAAGAATTTCGCCGGGCCGCATGCCCCCTTTGCCAGCGCGCTTGTCGGCGATCCCGATCTGTTCGTCGCCGAGGTCGACGAGAGCGACGGCTCGATCGCGCTCTACGAACCCACGGTGGCGCTGGTGAACAATATCAGCCTCGATCACAAGTCGATGGACGAACTGCGCCAGCTGTTCGGCGACTTCATGGGCGCTGGCACCCACGCCATCTTCAATGCCGACGATGTCGAAGCGCGCGCCATCGCGCCCGCCCATGCGCGCGGCTTCGGCTTCGATCCCGCGCACGACCCCGCCTATCGCGGCCATGACCTCGAACTGCATGACGAGGAGGTCCGCTTCACGCTGCTCCACGACGGCCAGGC
The nucleotide sequence above comes from Sphingomicrobium arenosum. Encoded proteins:
- a CDS encoding glutamate ligase domain-containing protein, which encodes MDNGYFFCGIGGSGMLPLAAIIKARGAAVSGSDRSLDAGRMAAKFDYLRSLGIDLHDQDGTGLKEGQTLVASAAVEDSVPDVVRARELGLPRKARPELLAELLNTAATSIAIGGTSGKSTVTGMAGWILHEAARAPTVMNGAVMKNFAGPHAPFASALVGDPDLFVAEVDESDGSIALYEPTVALVNNISLDHKSMDELRQLFGDFMGAGTHAIFNADDVEARAIAPAHARGFGFDPAHDPAYRGHDLELHDEEVRFTLLHDGQAHAVHLPMPGRHNAMNALAALAATHAAGVELADGAAALARFAGLKRRLERVGEHHGITVYDDFGHNPDKAAATLDTMRARGRRLLAIFQPHGYGPLKQMGEELAQVFAARLGEDDRLFLPDPVYQGGTVDKSRGSDWLAHAVREAGGHAIHIPDRDDIAAEIAADARPGDIVLVMGARDDSLIAYARDLLDAIGKAQG
- a CDS encoding SWIB/MDM2 domain-containing protein, with amino-acid sequence MADNKSGSGRKAGGGLARPVTPSAELAKVTGPTPLPRSEVVSKMWAYIKANNLQNPQNKREIMADDTLRPIFGADKVTMFEMNKHLSKHLS
- a CDS encoding LD-carboxypeptidase, which translates into the protein MRIAMVAPSCPVSEAVVARVHERAALAGAELMVHPQVHACEGHFAGSDAVRLAALKEVLADESVDWVWCARGGYGSNRIAAALVRELPARALGKRVMGYSDAGFLLSALHKAGLEVAHGPMPADVTREGGEAAIDRALAWMVRGDEAALEPELSPDRPSLAFNLEVLVSMLGTPLMPDLEGAELLIEEVAEYQYASDRALFALTNQAVRPASLRMGRFSAVPDNDRPFGEEAEAMVRRWCDAAGIAWRGRADIGHDAQNRVVPFGAINH
- a CDS encoding NUDIX hydrolase gives rise to the protein MSTADPLPPAIPAATLILLREGPDGLPETLMVRRTAHMAFAAGAWVWPGGRIDAADHDHPDTPADVIAALRELIEEVGVAVGLDPAPDAATSAALQAALLEGQPLLPLLDAHGLAIDPQAFTRFARWAPNLNLKRRFDTWFILARAPADLPTRQHQEAEVAASQWISPAAMLDQIAAGAAHAIFPTLRNLERLAEARTVDQVFADAAAHPVDTIVPWVEERDGVKTLCIPEDRGYPVTASPLADAFRGQH
- a CDS encoding extensin-like domain-containing protein, with amino-acid sequence MASTSRRAPRWPRRLLLLALLAALGWGAWRYAAAYIDAYPEQFPFTPLDLADPVGPYTDAKLAALASDPQACLALVRAAGIAETFAAPRQPAEAQCGYTDGITLDLAPSPLATACPVAAALYLWQRDTLAPAAERHLGTTVTPVHNGSYNCRRLYGRADGPWSRHATADAIDIAGFRTADGRALSLLADWDGAPAEAAFLREARDGACALFSAVLSPDYNAAHADHLHLAMREGSMGWSACR